CGCGACGGGCGCGATCGTCTCGGCCGTCGCGGCGAAGTCGCCGCCGCACTCCTTCAGCCCGGCGACGCCCGGTACGCGCGAGAGGCGCGCGGTGGTCTCGGATTCGATCCGCGACGCCGTCCGGCCGGGGATGTTGTAGAGCACGATCGGCAGTCCGCCCTCGAGCGCCACCATCCGGTAGTGCTGGTAGATGCCCTCCTGCGTCGGCTTGTTGTAGTAGGGCGAGATCAAGAGCGCTCCGTCGGCTCCGGCGCTGCGCGCGGCCGAGGTCAGCTCGATCGCCTCGCGCGTGGAGTTCGAGCCCGTGCCCGCCACGACCGGCACGCGTCCGGACGCGACCTCGACCACGT
The nucleotide sequence above comes from Deltaproteobacteria bacterium. Encoded proteins:
- the dapA gene encoding 4-hydroxy-tetrahydrodipicolinate synthase encodes the protein MNLSGAFTALVTPFRGDGSLDLDALARLVEWQIESGISGLVPCGSTGESATLTPEEHIRVVRHVVEVASGRVPVVAGTGSNSTREAIELTSAARSAGADGALLISPYYNKPTQEGIYQHYRMVALEGGLPIVLYNIPGRTASRIESETTARLSRVPGVAGLKECGGDFAATAETIAPVA